In a single window of the Pseudohongiella acticola genome:
- a CDS encoding glutathione S-transferase family protein has protein sequence MPQTYAFADPLILYGVPHSLYTGVVRCYLRTQGIAYIERPTSHPDFAQRIMPTIGRSIIPVVMLPDGRIIQDSVDIIDHFEQCRVPWPAYPDGPLHRILAIIVQYYGSQAMLRHAMHYRWSYLGQQEAFLRDAFAAGSGHDMAEKIMTRMQSYLPQLGITETSIPVIEHSFESLLDILEHHFREHPYLFGGRPSVADYGLIGPMFAHLGRDPVPSDLMKRRAPRVFRWVERMTAPRLDAPEFTQYGTDYYANDSLPETLTPLFAHIAEEIFPELTSKLMFMDDHVNQLKPADGQPVSDKPHQRYIGVINTRFRDVPVSAGVQPYLLYMLRRADAVMAGLNESEHSRVLAELQRHGLDQALPGHRGYSVARQNHIEVWEIAN, from the coding sequence ATGCCACAAACATACGCTTTTGCCGACCCCCTCATACTGTATGGTGTACCACATTCACTGTATACCGGTGTCGTGCGCTGCTATCTGCGCACCCAGGGCATTGCCTACATCGAGCGCCCCACCTCGCATCCGGACTTCGCACAACGCATCATGCCGACAATCGGGCGCAGCATCATTCCCGTTGTCATGCTTCCGGACGGCCGCATCATTCAGGACAGCGTCGACATCATTGACCACTTTGAGCAGTGTCGCGTGCCCTGGCCCGCGTATCCAGACGGTCCGCTGCACCGGATACTGGCCATCATCGTTCAATATTATGGCAGCCAGGCCATGCTGCGACATGCCATGCACTATCGCTGGTCCTACCTCGGGCAACAGGAAGCGTTTCTGCGTGACGCCTTCGCCGCTGGCTCCGGACACGACATGGCGGAAAAGATCATGACTCGCATGCAATCCTATCTGCCGCAACTGGGTATCACCGAGACCAGCATTCCCGTGATCGAACATTCATTTGAGTCGCTGCTGGATATTCTGGAACATCATTTCCGCGAGCACCCGTATCTGTTTGGCGGCCGGCCTTCGGTGGCTGACTATGGTCTGATCGGCCCCATGTTTGCACACCTGGGTCGCGACCCGGTGCCATCAGATCTGATGAAGCGCCGTGCGCCACGGGTATTTAGATGGGTTGAGCGGATGACCGCACCCAGACTGGATGCACCCGAATTTACGCAGTACGGCACTGACTACTATGCCAACGACTCGCTGCCGGAAACGCTGACGCCGCTGTTCGCACATATTGCGGAAGAGATATTCCCCGAACTCACCAGCAAACTGATGTTTATGGATGACCATGTAAATCAGTTAAAGCCCGCTGACGGGCAGCCGGTTTCCGACAAACCACATCAGCGTTATATCGGCGTGATCAATACACGGTTCCGCGATGTGCCGGTTAGCGCCGGTGTGCAGCCCTATCTGTTGTATATGCTGCGTCGCGCAGATGCCGTGATGGCAGGGCTGAATGAGTCAGAGCACTCACGCGTGCTGGCGGAACTTCAGCGCCACGGCCTGGATCAGGCCCTGCCCGGGCACCGGGGCTACAGTGTGGCAAGGCAAAACCATATAGAAGTCTGGGAGATAGCAAATTGA
- a CDS encoding glucosaminidase domain-containing protein, with translation MSDKTLSEKQKQPAAAGNSTQIVAAHVMLAIGALSLFLIGWRAWPTLQPEPLPDFALFEDTDARKDAFFGYFLPLVEMRNEEILELRADLLRLRDNISELSGRQQRQINRLAEDYEIAGFDINEPGDWDTLLRRVDVVPPSLALAQAAKESGWGLSRFAQEGNNFFGHWCYVEGCGLVPESRPAGARHEVAAFDSPEQSVERYIRNLNSHDAYRDLRAMRSRLRANEELITGLELSEGLLRYSQRGQAYIRELQSMIRFNELDELDEPVMEEGLPLGTHTTP, from the coding sequence ATGTCTGATAAAACACTGTCGGAAAAGCAGAAACAGCCGGCCGCAGCGGGGAATTCCACGCAGATAGTGGCGGCACACGTGATGCTGGCTATCGGCGCACTGAGTCTGTTCTTGATCGGCTGGCGCGCCTGGCCGACGCTGCAACCAGAGCCATTGCCGGACTTCGCGCTGTTCGAAGACACCGATGCGCGCAAGGACGCGTTCTTTGGTTATTTCCTGCCCCTGGTGGAAATGCGCAACGAAGAGATTCTGGAGTTACGCGCAGACTTGCTGCGCTTGCGCGACAACATAAGTGAGCTGTCAGGTCGGCAGCAACGCCAGATCAACCGGCTCGCAGAAGACTACGAGATAGCCGGGTTTGATATCAATGAGCCGGGTGATTGGGACACATTGTTGCGCCGGGTCGATGTGGTGCCGCCATCGCTGGCATTGGCACAGGCGGCCAAAGAAAGCGGCTGGGGGCTGTCGCGTTTCGCCCAGGAAGGCAACAACTTCTTTGGCCACTGGTGTTATGTCGAGGGTTGTGGCCTGGTCCCGGAATCACGTCCGGCCGGTGCCCGCCACGAAGTGGCTGCTTTCGATTCACCGGAACAGTCGGTGGAGCGCTATATTCGCAATCTGAACAGTCATGATGCATATCGGGATTTGCGGGCGATGCGCTCGCGGCTACGCGCGAATGAAGAGTTGATCACCGGGCTGGAGCTGTCAGAAGGTCTGCTGCGATACTCGCAACGCGGGCAGGCCTATATCCGTGAATTGCAGAGCATGATCCGCTTTAATGAACTGGACGAGCTGGATGAGCCGGTGATGGAAGAAGGCCTGCCGCTGGGGACCCACACCACGCCGTGA
- a CDS encoding lipid kinase — protein sequence MTPPSSTIESTQQSPSTPIERTQKTRALLIVNPKSRQGAEAELDLGLERLKQVGMEVEYLISHSPDESCTAVKERKADLNLVIVGGGDGTLSSMIKTLLECKLPLAILPLGTANDLARSLCIPEELELAFEIIAANHRQAVDVGEVNGHYFFNVANMGLGVHVTEELSSEDKKRWGVFSYAHALIAAIMRHDQFHARLTLNDKHYRVRSMHLAVGNGRYYGGGNVINENTHIDDGKLSLYSLRPLSTWEFITLAPLLRNGQQSRDRRVFCAQAEAIDIDTGKRRLAIHADGEPVCHTPARFRVLPKALEVVAPAIDEHNHIKDHATE from the coding sequence ATGACGCCACCCTCCTCGACCATTGAATCAACCCAACAGTCGCCCAGCACGCCAATAGAACGGACTCAGAAAACGCGAGCGCTGCTTATCGTCAATCCTAAAAGCAGGCAAGGTGCAGAAGCCGAGCTCGACCTGGGCCTGGAACGGCTGAAGCAGGTCGGCATGGAGGTCGAGTACCTGATTTCGCACAGCCCCGACGAAAGCTGCACGGCAGTGAAAGAACGTAAAGCGGACCTTAACCTGGTCATTGTTGGCGGCGGCGACGGCACCCTCAGCTCCATGATCAAGACCCTGTTGGAGTGCAAACTGCCGCTGGCCATTTTGCCACTGGGCACTGCCAATGACCTGGCCCGCTCGCTGTGTATTCCGGAAGAGCTTGAACTGGCGTTTGAGATCATCGCAGCCAACCATCGGCAAGCTGTCGATGTTGGCGAAGTTAATGGTCACTACTTCTTTAATGTTGCCAATATGGGTCTTGGCGTGCATGTAACTGAAGAGCTCAGCAGTGAAGACAAGAAACGCTGGGGGGTGTTCAGCTACGCTCATGCATTGATCGCCGCCATCATGCGCCACGACCAGTTCCATGCGCGTTTGACCCTGAATGACAAACACTATCGCGTGCGTTCGATGCATCTGGCAGTGGGCAATGGACGCTACTACGGCGGCGGTAATGTCATCAATGAGAACACCCATATCGACGACGGTAAACTCTCGCTATACAGCCTGCGGCCTTTGTCGACCTGGGAGTTCATCACACTGGCACCACTGCTGCGTAATGGCCAGCAGAGCCGTGACCGCCGTGTCTTCTGTGCGCAGGCTGAGGCAATAGATATTGATACTGGCAAACGGCGACTCGCCATCCATGCCGACGGCGAGCCGGTCTGCCACACTCCCGCCCGCTTTCGCGTGCTGCCAAAAGCACTGGAGGTTGTCGCGCCTGCAATTGACGAGCACAATCACATCAAAGATCATGCAACTGAATAA
- a CDS encoding DUF4097 family beta strand repeat-containing protein, which translates to MRILLTGILPLALLSGTALAEECKDINFTLDSDDIRSLTLDVGAGYLGIIGSADDNAPIEVQARACADSRRRLDDMEILTERRGDTWELETVTPDQNFNVFSLFSGSFNAHIDIDLTVPAGLLLDIDDGSGNIDVRNFHGELLIDDGSGDLRIVDSSGPVRIDDGSGDIDISDVEGRIDVDDGSGSMTITGTRDVRVRDGSGDIRVRDTEGDVVIADDGSGDIRIERVSGNVRIDDDGSGDITVRDVQGDFGARDTGSGGIDYRDIGGRIDVQD; encoded by the coding sequence GTGCGCATATTGCTAACTGGCATACTCCCCCTGGCGTTACTCTCCGGTACGGCACTTGCCGAGGAATGCAAAGACATCAATTTCACCCTGGACAGCGATGATATTCGCAGCCTGACGCTTGATGTCGGCGCCGGCTATCTGGGCATCATCGGATCTGCAGATGACAATGCCCCCATCGAGGTGCAGGCTCGGGCCTGTGCTGACTCTCGTCGCCGTCTCGACGACATGGAAATTCTGACTGAGCGACGCGGTGACACCTGGGAGCTGGAGACGGTGACACCAGACCAGAATTTTAATGTCTTCTCATTATTCTCCGGGTCCTTCAATGCCCACATCGACATCGACCTGACGGTGCCCGCGGGTCTGCTGCTTGATATCGATGACGGCAGCGGCAACATTGATGTCCGGAATTTTCACGGTGAACTGTTGATCGACGATGGCTCCGGTGATCTGCGTATTGTCGACTCCAGCGGCCCGGTCCGAATCGATGACGGCTCAGGCGATATCGACATCAGCGATGTTGAAGGCAGAATCGACGTTGACGACGGTTCAGGCTCCATGACAATCACAGGCACCCGGGATGTGCGCGTGCGCGATGGCTCCGGTGACATCCGGGTACGTGATACCGAAGGTGATGTTGTCATCGCGGATGATGGTTCAGGCGATATCCGCATCGAACGCGTCAGTGGCAACGTGCGTATTGACGATGATGGTTCGGGTGATATCACCGTGCGCGATGTACAGGGCGACTTTGGCGCCCGTGACACCGGGTCCGGTGGCATAGATTACCGCGACATTGGCGGACGCATCGACGTTCAGGATTAA
- a CDS encoding ferritin family protein, whose protein sequence is MSILRSERQVALQELNRMLLESIDHYRDSAEFVDDQHAAQLFTRIADQREPLAEQLARAIRETGDLPSAPDADVETGEQLLHRLHAWFTADQARDVLEQRLQAESTLAETLAENRHETPDSTYQALHQRFVSLVENATQALKEGL, encoded by the coding sequence GTGAGTATATTACGCTCGGAACGGCAAGTGGCCTTGCAGGAACTGAACCGGATGCTGCTGGAGTCTATCGATCACTACCGGGACTCAGCCGAATTTGTTGATGATCAGCACGCGGCACAATTGTTTACGCGCATCGCCGACCAGCGTGAACCGTTGGCCGAGCAACTGGCACGTGCGATACGTGAAACCGGTGACCTTCCTTCGGCGCCGGACGCTGACGTAGAAACCGGCGAGCAGTTGCTTCACCGGCTGCATGCCTGGTTCACTGCTGATCAGGCGAGGGATGTCCTTGAGCAACGCCTGCAGGCGGAGTCAACGCTGGCTGAGACACTGGCGGAGAATCGGCATGAGACTCCCGATTCAACTTATCAGGCACTGCATCAGCGCTTTGTATCACTGGTGGAAAACGCCACTCAGGCCCTCAAAGAAGGCCTTTAG
- a CDS encoding winged helix-turn-helix domain-containing protein yields MTELTGSRHHGRLRRIALAAQGLTQAQPFGRGLAGTRDAIKHLGYVQIDTISVVERAHHHVLYSRVPGFKPAMLNQLLAAGEIFEYWSHAAAFLPMADFRFSLPYKHAIKSGQVHWFRNRDEKLMGELMARIRSDGPLRSRDVDSGASKRAGWWDWKPAKKALEQLYMQGDLMVCDREGFQKVYDLAERVLPADVNTQMPTLEEFANHIVDQQLRCHGLVSLKGLTYLRRNAALRGAVKVLIEERVVHGSLQQVDTRGEVYFLPAGALERRLPRAADRLQILSPFDNSVIQRDRLKTLFDYDYQIECYVPAGKRQFGYFCLPLLYRDEFIGRMDCKAHRKTGELEIKSLHIESGEADESSVIASFVEALPSFCQFQQCSTVSLTRTCPDHLASPLRDAMERAGCLGRP; encoded by the coding sequence GTGACTGAACTGACAGGTTCCCGGCATCATGGACGCCTGCGCCGCATTGCCCTGGCCGCTCAGGGTCTGACGCAGGCACAGCCTTTCGGGCGTGGTCTGGCGGGCACCCGCGATGCCATTAAGCATCTGGGTTACGTGCAGATCGACACCATTTCCGTGGTTGAGCGTGCACACCACCATGTGCTGTATTCCCGGGTGCCGGGATTCAAACCTGCCATGTTGAATCAGTTGTTGGCGGCAGGTGAGATTTTTGAGTACTGGTCCCACGCGGCCGCGTTCCTGCCAATGGCCGATTTTCGTTTCTCTCTGCCGTACAAACACGCCATCAAAAGTGGCCAGGTCCACTGGTTCCGGAACCGCGATGAAAAGTTGATGGGCGAACTGATGGCGCGTATCCGGAGCGACGGCCCGTTGCGCTCGCGAGATGTGGACTCTGGTGCCAGCAAGCGCGCTGGCTGGTGGGACTGGAAACCGGCCAAGAAGGCGCTGGAACAATTGTACATGCAGGGCGATCTGATGGTCTGTGATCGTGAGGGTTTCCAGAAAGTGTATGACCTGGCTGAACGGGTGTTGCCCGCAGATGTGAATACACAGATGCCGACGCTGGAGGAATTCGCCAATCACATCGTGGATCAACAGTTAAGGTGCCATGGCCTGGTGTCACTAAAAGGTCTGACCTATTTGCGGCGAAATGCGGCACTTCGCGGCGCCGTCAAAGTGCTTATTGAAGAACGAGTGGTACACGGGAGCTTGCAGCAGGTCGACACCAGAGGCGAGGTCTATTTTTTGCCTGCAGGTGCGTTGGAGCGCCGTCTTCCTCGCGCAGCAGATCGATTACAGATTCTTTCACCTTTTGACAACAGCGTGATCCAGCGTGACCGGCTGAAGACGCTGTTCGACTACGACTATCAGATTGAATGTTATGTGCCGGCCGGCAAACGCCAGTTCGGTTATTTCTGTTTGCCGTTGCTTTACCGTGATGAATTTATCGGGCGCATGGACTGCAAGGCACATCGTAAAACCGGTGAACTGGAAATCAAGTCATTGCACATTGAAAGCGGCGAAGCGGATGAATCGTCAGTGATTGCCTCTTTTGTTGAGGCCCTGCCATCGTTCTGCCAGTTTCAGCAGTGCTCGACAGTCTCGCTCACCCGCACCTGCCCGGACCATCTGGCATCGCCCTTGCGCGATGCAATGGAACGGGCAGGATGCCTGGGCAGGCCTTAA
- a CDS encoding FkbM family methyltransferase has translation MQTITIDNVSCVKSHYGVYLRTKWTDATFHFCCLGRYGNAFSDYLDGLDAEFSFIDIGANQGLYSLIAARNPHCTGVIAFEPVASSFEYLLDNLRINQAHAKVQAINAAVSDTAGMAEIAIKPGHSGAASLRSTFRNC, from the coding sequence TTGCAAACCATAACGATCGACAATGTGTCCTGCGTCAAGTCACATTATGGCGTTTATCTGCGAACCAAATGGACTGACGCCACGTTTCATTTCTGCTGTCTTGGGCGATATGGCAATGCTTTCTCAGATTATCTTGACGGTCTAGACGCCGAATTCAGCTTTATAGATATCGGCGCCAATCAGGGTTTGTACTCGCTCATTGCGGCGCGGAACCCGCATTGCACCGGCGTTATCGCGTTCGAGCCTGTCGCCAGCAGTTTTGAGTATCTGCTGGACAATCTGCGCATCAATCAGGCGCATGCAAAAGTCCAGGCAATCAACGCAGCCGTTTCTGACACGGCCGGAATGGCAGAGATTGCGATAAAGCCTGGGCACAGTGGTGCCGCGTCTTTGCGCAGCACATTCAGAAATTGCTGA
- a CDS encoding serine hydrolase domain-containing protein codes for MSVRSIIAILVLVVFAGLIYLIWPAYGFMAETNPSLRNPWRWQDVPVATTCQSSPMAPDLQSIAEQACALLLAHQARVHAPSLSAAVAIDGRLVWSGAVGWADLGSQSLATPQTLYRIGSTSKPVTGTLLARMVDAGIVELDQPIGHYDDALPNSDWQHLTLRQLASHMAGLPEYETNRDTLGLYHSMALRRGHSDVREGLALFDGSPQRYAAGSAFEYSSFGALLIASVLQSAGGQPYADLVQQWVLEPLALNSPVVDQAVTGRASFYQLDGSRVQPWRRVDLSNKLPGGGFMSRPEDMVRLGAAWLDPGFVNVDTRERFWTPQTLNNGNVNEQSYALTWRWSDTGNYAHHGGVSKGAMAWLAVHPEQSMVIALTTNVKLAEFGDFSSVQDSLVALFSKNDDSTQIDASE; via the coding sequence ATGTCTGTTCGCTCAATTATTGCCATCCTGGTGCTGGTTGTCTTTGCTGGCCTTATTTATCTGATCTGGCCAGCCTATGGGTTCATGGCCGAGACCAACCCCTCCCTGCGCAATCCCTGGCGCTGGCAAGATGTTCCTGTCGCAACGACCTGTCAGTCGTCGCCGATGGCGCCAGATTTGCAGTCGATTGCGGAGCAAGCCTGCGCGTTGCTATTGGCGCATCAGGCCCGTGTGCACGCACCTTCGCTTTCGGCGGCGGTCGCCATAGACGGCAGACTGGTCTGGAGTGGTGCGGTCGGATGGGCAGACCTGGGATCTCAGTCGCTGGCAACACCGCAAACCCTGTATCGTATTGGCTCCACCTCAAAACCCGTTACCGGTACGCTGCTCGCGCGCATGGTCGATGCCGGCATTGTTGAGCTGGACCAGCCCATTGGCCACTACGATGACGCACTGCCCAATTCTGACTGGCAACACCTGACACTAAGGCAACTGGCTTCGCACATGGCGGGCCTGCCGGAATACGAAACCAACCGGGACACATTGGGCCTGTATCACTCCATGGCACTGCGACGTGGACATTCAGATGTGCGCGAAGGTCTGGCTCTGTTTGATGGCAGCCCTCAACGCTATGCAGCCGGTAGTGCATTCGAGTATTCGTCCTTTGGCGCATTGCTGATTGCCTCGGTTTTACAGAGTGCCGGGGGACAGCCATACGCTGATCTGGTGCAGCAGTGGGTGCTGGAACCACTGGCACTAAACTCGCCTGTGGTTGACCAGGCTGTGACTGGCCGTGCCAGCTTCTATCAACTGGATGGCAGTCGTGTGCAGCCGTGGCGACGCGTTGATCTGAGCAATAAGTTACCCGGTGGCGGCTTTATGTCGCGCCCCGAGGACATGGTGCGATTGGGGGCGGCCTGGCTGGACCCGGGGTTTGTCAACGTTGACACACGCGAACGCTTCTGGACTCCACAGACACTTAACAACGGCAACGTCAATGAGCAGTCGTACGCTCTGACCTGGCGCTGGAGCGACACCGGCAACTACGCACATCACGGCGGTGTGTCCAAAGGCGCCATGGCCTGGCTGGCCGTGCATCCGGAACAATCCATGGTGATTGCATTAACCACCAATGTGAAGCTGGCAGAGTTCGGCGATTTTTCCTCAGTACAGGATTCACTGGTCGCATTGTTTAGCAAAAACGATGATTCAACACAGATAGATGCAAGCGAATGA
- a CDS encoding helix-turn-helix domain-containing protein has product MISMPMISLIDILLRMMVLGQLLLLGGLLLREPATTLRHLLLAAGISVAGLVMLTAPIPDQHYGLLRNLLLLLTDAFAFIFWLLIRYLFDDEFCPGKWSKPTRLAFALAAAVYVYALGVQAGNSPLHDVIHALGLMLTVHAGYIAWSGFTDDLLDARRRARIMVVLGISVYSAVLVLFELADEHFRNTAVFGLANAIVLLSIISFAMSRLFRLRHDPAQREQPDTDTGIKPSETGMTIPAMPLSTTTSLSSIDSALAQSLDAFIARQGYHQNGLTISSLAGQLACPEHRLRRLINQTRGYRNFNGLLNDLRIEDAKARLSDPAYDSTPILSLALDLGYDSIGPFNRAFKTKTAQTPGEFRRSIQNRR; this is encoded by the coding sequence ATGATCTCCATGCCTATGATCAGCCTCATCGACATCCTGCTTCGCATGATGGTGCTTGGCCAGTTGCTGTTACTGGGCGGGCTGCTGTTACGTGAACCCGCCACCACGCTCAGGCATTTGCTGCTCGCCGCTGGCATCAGCGTGGCTGGCCTGGTGATGTTGACAGCGCCAATCCCCGACCAGCACTACGGACTGCTGCGTAATCTTCTGCTACTCTTGACCGATGCTTTTGCATTCATCTTCTGGCTTCTGATTCGCTACCTGTTTGACGACGAATTTTGTCCCGGCAAATGGTCAAAGCCGACGCGGCTGGCATTTGCGCTGGCGGCTGCCGTGTACGTTTATGCGCTCGGCGTACAGGCAGGAAACTCGCCCCTGCACGATGTGATTCATGCGCTGGGACTGATGCTGACTGTGCATGCCGGTTATATCGCCTGGAGCGGATTTACCGATGACCTGCTGGATGCCCGCCGCCGCGCCCGAATCATGGTTGTGCTGGGCATCAGTGTGTACAGTGCAGTGCTGGTTTTGTTTGAACTGGCCGATGAGCATTTTCGCAACACCGCTGTATTCGGCCTGGCCAACGCCATAGTCCTGCTGTCGATTATCAGCTTCGCCATGAGTCGACTGTTTCGTCTACGCCACGATCCAGCCCAGCGCGAGCAACCAGATACGGATACCGGGATCAAGCCTTCCGAAACCGGCATGACCATCCCGGCTATGCCCCTCTCTACTACAACTTCGCTATCCTCCATTGATTCGGCACTGGCACAATCGCTGGATGCGTTCATTGCCCGACAGGGTTATCACCAGAACGGACTGACCATCTCGTCACTGGCCGGGCAGCTGGCGTGCCCCGAACATCGTCTGCGCCGCCTGATCAATCAGACCCGCGGGTATCGTAACTTCAACGGCCTGCTCAATGACCTGCGAATAGAAGATGCCAAAGCGCGACTGAGCGATCCGGCGTATGACAGCACACCAATTTTAAGCCTCGCGCTGGACCTGGGATACGATTCCATTGGCCCCTTCAATCGCGCCTTCAAAACTAAAACCGCACAGACACCCGGCGAATTCAGGCGCAGCATTCAGAATCGGCGCTAA
- a CDS encoding transglycosylase SLT domain-containing protein, which yields MLTVHSPRKFIRVCLPLVLAWTGMVAGAVNAADAPTAPDQQATGSAGRAFSEERAFGAERTFSTERALFQRAREALAQNDTATFAALREQLTGYPLLPYLDYAMLSERLASLAQADSDGERTDGQFFEIDQFLQQNQNSYLGDRLEREWVSALARENRGADLVRYHNPANTTTRLTCRAMHANLELGDYTTLADADRLWNVSVSQPNDCDPVFEAWMEEGFLTPDIAWQRFSKTLQAGHRRLASYISTLMPARERELAELYLRIDREPERLRDMDSLSARNSETEEIILHGIRRMLTIDAPLAMLLLQSHHDRHEFNADIFIEHQRMIALRLLLQGFVSETETLLRNTPELVTETLVSWILRDALRGQDWARVETWLARLPEDARDSERWRYWQARMLEQKGTPEADAQAQSLYRLVAATRSYYGFLAADLLGLDYELADTPVAVDEPQLNELYDMPSIVRAHELYLLGDEVSARNEWQYAVQRMTPQQVAASGKLADNWGWHRNSIQAMIQIGYWDDMQLRFPLAYSDQFASVASELNVPKQLLFAIARQESAFMYDVRSPAGARGLMQLMPGTARETALSAGMPVNTADLYQPGVNIRLGSRYLAGLLEEFDGNRALAAAAYNAGPNRVKQWLRRSADNPVPMDIWIETIPFLETRGYVQNVLAYSVIYGYRMGEPAPFLTEAEAGAIL from the coding sequence ATGTTGACTGTGCACAGTCCTCGCAAATTCATCCGCGTCTGTCTGCCACTGGTGCTGGCCTGGACCGGTATGGTTGCAGGCGCAGTCAATGCAGCCGACGCCCCCACAGCCCCCGACCAACAGGCAACCGGCAGCGCGGGGAGAGCCTTCAGCGAAGAGAGAGCCTTCGGCGCGGAAAGAACCTTCAGCACAGAAAGAGCCCTTTTCCAGCGCGCCCGCGAAGCATTGGCACAGAATGACACCGCAACTTTTGCCGCGCTGCGCGAACAGCTCACGGGCTATCCGTTATTGCCCTATCTTGACTACGCCATGCTCAGCGAACGTCTGGCCTCACTGGCACAGGCAGACAGCGACGGCGAGCGTACCGACGGGCAATTCTTTGAGATAGACCAGTTCCTGCAACAGAACCAGAACTCCTACCTCGGTGACCGCCTCGAGCGCGAATGGGTCAGCGCGCTGGCGCGGGAAAATCGTGGTGCAGACCTGGTGCGTTACCATAACCCTGCCAATACCACGACGCGTCTTACCTGCCGTGCCATGCACGCAAATCTGGAACTTGGCGACTACACCACACTGGCCGACGCCGACCGTTTGTGGAACGTGTCTGTTTCCCAACCCAACGACTGCGACCCAGTGTTTGAAGCCTGGATGGAAGAAGGCTTTCTGACCCCGGATATCGCCTGGCAACGCTTCAGCAAAACGCTGCAGGCAGGACACCGCCGCCTGGCCAGCTACATCAGCACCCTGATGCCCGCGCGCGAGCGTGAACTGGCGGAGCTTTACCTGCGCATCGACCGGGAACCGGAGCGATTGCGCGACATGGACTCACTCAGCGCCCGCAACAGCGAAACCGAAGAAATCATCCTGCACGGCATCCGGCGCATGTTGACCATCGACGCGCCGCTGGCCATGTTGCTGCTGCAAAGTCATCACGACCGTCACGAATTCAATGCGGACATCTTTATCGAGCACCAGCGCATGATTGCACTGCGCCTGTTACTGCAGGGTTTTGTCAGTGAAACCGAAACGCTGCTGCGCAACACGCCCGAGCTGGTGACAGAAACACTGGTCAGCTGGATTCTGCGTGATGCGTTGCGCGGTCAGGACTGGGCACGTGTCGAAACCTGGCTGGCAAGACTGCCGGAGGATGCACGCGACAGCGAACGCTGGCGCTACTGGCAGGCGCGCATGCTGGAACAGAAAGGCACGCCGGAGGCCGATGCGCAGGCACAATCTCTGTACCGCCTCGTGGCCGCAACACGCAGTTATTATGGCTTCCTGGCAGCCGATTTACTGGGCCTGGATTATGAGCTGGCGGATACGCCTGTGGCCGTGGACGAGCCACAACTCAACGAGCTTTACGATATGCCCTCCATCGTGCGCGCCCACGAACTGTACTTACTCGGCGACGAGGTCAGTGCGCGCAATGAGTGGCAATATGCCGTGCAGCGCATGACACCACAGCAGGTTGCCGCCAGCGGCAAACTTGCAGACAACTGGGGCTGGCACCGTAACAGTATTCAGGCCATGATCCAGATCGGCTATTGGGATGATATGCAATTGCGTTTCCCGCTGGCCTATAGCGACCAGTTCGCCAGTGTCGCCTCTGAGCTCAATGTCCCCAAGCAACTTCTGTTTGCCATTGCGCGCCAGGAAAGCGCGTTCATGTACGATGTCAGGTCTCCCGCCGGTGCCCGCGGTCTGATGCAACTGATGCCCGGCACCGCCCGGGAAACTGCGCTTAGCGCGGGCATGCCGGTGAATACGGCGGACCTTTATCAGCCTGGCGTCAACATACGCCTGGGCAGCCGTTATCTGGCCGGCTTACTGGAAGAATTTGATGGCAACCGGGCGCTGGCTGCCGCCGCCTATAACGCTGGCCCCAACCGGGTAAAACAGTGGCTGCGTCGCAGCGCCGACAATCCGGTGCCGATGGATATCTGGATTGAAACCATTCCCTTCCTGGAAACCCGTGGCTATGTTCAGAACGTGCTGGCCTACTCGGTTATTTACGGTTACCGCATGGGAGAGCCGGCGCCGTTTCTGACAGAGGCGGAAGCCGGCGCTATTTTGTAG